A DNA window from Sediminitomix flava contains the following coding sequences:
- a CDS encoding tyrosine-type recombinase/integrase, whose translation MAKAKNSSSKSVIAEYKKISSTLLLKEYETWLKQKDGKYDNYLRVAHLFLVFCKEHNLGIDEVSFQMYATQQDLKKSMKSILNKFIKFSDEQGHHDFVYDRKRGPLPKNAVILAFLDSLSHPPSRDSYGYALNRYDIWCKDGELPLLSSETLLAFLDYLEDFFTKNRYLSVVKSLAKWVLENRESIPEHRHDTLEEIQEIEKITFLKSFKADGYKYYKDAFTKKEREFFLETCPDSESKLLFSLMAFEALRISEACDIKIRDINHLNREIYVEARGGFLRQAVKMSETTARYYKDYMSEHHLEGPALFPNTAKSKAFKWFKKILEQTGIHKEKRVSPHSLRHTALQILMDDGHSLEDVQRHGRHKRITSTLVYVKENKADKSISENKEE comes from the coding sequence TCTACTTTACTACTTAAAGAATATGAGACATGGCTAAAGCAAAAAGATGGAAAGTATGATAACTACTTAAGAGTTGCTCATCTTTTCCTTGTATTCTGCAAAGAGCATAACCTTGGGATAGATGAAGTTAGTTTTCAGATGTACGCGACTCAGCAGGATTTGAAGAAATCAATGAAATCTATTCTCAATAAATTCATTAAGTTCAGCGATGAACAAGGACATCACGACTTCGTTTATGACCGAAAACGTGGCCCATTACCTAAAAATGCAGTTATTCTCGCCTTCTTAGATAGTTTAAGTCACCCACCGAGTCGTGATTCATACGGTTATGCACTTAATCGATATGATATATGGTGTAAAGATGGTGAACTACCATTACTTTCATCTGAAACCTTACTTGCATTTTTGGATTATCTAGAAGATTTCTTCACAAAAAACCGATATTTATCTGTCGTAAAATCTTTAGCTAAATGGGTTTTAGAAAATAGAGAATCAATCCCTGAGCACCGACATGATACCCTTGAAGAAATACAAGAAATTGAAAAAATCACATTCTTAAAATCCTTCAAAGCAGATGGTTATAAATACTACAAAGATGCCTTCACTAAAAAGGAAAGAGAGTTTTTCTTGGAAACTTGCCCTGACAGTGAAAGTAAACTTTTGTTTAGTCTAATGGCTTTTGAGGCACTCCGAATTAGCGAGGCTTGCGATATTAAAATTCGAGATATCAATCACCTCAATCGAGAAATCTATGTGGAAGCTAGAGGTGGATTTCTACGACAAGCAGTAAAAATGAGTGAAACCACTGCCCGTTATTACAAAGATTACATGAGTGAGCACCACTTAGAAGGCCCTGCCCTTTTTCCGAATACTGCTAAAAGTAAAGCCTTCAAATGGTTTAAGAAAATCTTGGAACAAACAGGTATTCATAAAGAAAAAAGAGTCAGCCCACATTCTCTGAGACACACAGCCTTACAAATTTTGATGGATGATGGACATTCCTTAGAAGATGTTCAACGTCATGGAAGACACAAAAGAATTACATCTACCTTGGTTTATGTAAAAGAGAATAAAGCAGATAAATCGATATCAGAAAATAAAGAAGAGTAG